The following DNA comes from Ignavibacteria bacterium.
TGAAAAAATTATTTCCATTTCTTGGGATATTAGCAATTGGTGTATTTTTCTTTGGGTTGATATGGTCAGATCCATTCAGTTCAAAGACATCAGGCACCACTGAATCTGATGCTATTAATCCTGTTGTTCCGGTTACCAATGCTGTAGTAAAATACGTTGATAGTTTAAACGGAGCAAATGATACAGTTGCTTTACGTACAAGAGGCTACATTCCAAAAAGAGGTCCTAACGGCGGTCCTGCAGGTACATCACCCAACTGGTTCCAGGGTAACAGTACTGTTTTCGCAGCATTCAACGGTCCTGCAACAGGTTATGTTGCCGCTAACTTCAACAACGTTACCGGTACAAATCCTATCGATCTTTGGCTTATTTCACCGGTTGTAAACGGTGCATCAGGCGATACACTCTCATTCTACGAAAGAGGGCCTACGGGTTCAACATTCCCCGATTCAATCAGAGTTTACTGGGCATCAAACGGCGATACAGTTCCGGGCTCAGGTTCATGGGTTGAGTTAGGCAGATTCAAAACAACACTCACAGGTTCATGGGCAGAAAGAAGATTCACTCTTCCTTCAGCAGGCGCTAACGGCAGATTCGCTATCAACTACAGAGTAGTTAACGGCGGTCCTTCAGGCGTAAACAGTGATTTTATCGGAATTGATTTCATAAGATTACTCGGACCTGCTGCTCCTCCTCCCGGAAGCGGACCTGATCTATTATATTACAAATTTGAAAATAACCCCAATTCAACTACAGTGCTGAATTGTGCAATACCCGGAGTAGGAAATCCGACACCTACAATAGCAGCAACGACTTTAACATCCGGTGGTCAATTCGATAGCTGCCTGGCAGGAACAAATTTAACCAATGCAGGTGTTACTCCCGGTTGGAACTGGGATCTTGGTACTTCGAGCTGGACTATTAGTTTTTGGCTCACTATGCCATCCAGTACCAGTATATCTTATATATTCGGAGATGCTGGCTCAAATTCTTTCAGATGTTTCAGCGGTGGTGTAGCAGGAGCGGATAACCTTTTAGTAAGATTCACTTCATCAGGAGGCAGTACAGATGAGATATTAATTAATGGTACCGGACCCAATTCAACTGTTGTTACTATTGTACATGATTCAGCGGCAGGACAGATAAGAGCTTATAAAAATGGTGTCTTTTCAAATTCTGTCACAAGGGTCACAAACATGCCATTGGGATCAGGCTTCAGAGTTGGAGGCTATTCAACATCTGCCGGTTTAAGAGGAACAATGGATGAATTCAGGCTTTACAGGCGTGCATTAACTCCTGCTGAAATTACAGCAACATGGAATTCTGATTTAAGCGGTTGCGGTATAGTTGGAATTTCCCATAATGGAAACGAAGTTCCAAATCAATTCAAATTAAGT
Coding sequences within:
- a CDS encoding choice-of-anchor J domain-containing protein, encoding MMKKLFPFLGILAIGVFFFGLIWSDPFSSKTSGTTESDAINPVVPVTNAVVKYVDSLNGANDTVALRTRGYIPKRGPNGGPAGTSPNWFQGNSTVFAAFNGPATGYVAANFNNVTGTNPIDLWLISPVVNGASGDTLSFYERGPTGSTFPDSIRVYWASNGDTVPGSGSWVELGRFKTTLTGSWAERRFTLPSAGANGRFAINYRVVNGGPSGVNSDFIGIDFIRLLGPAAPPPGSGPDLLYYKFENNPNSTTVLNCAIPGVGNPTPTIAATTLTSGGQFDSCLAGTNLTNAGVTPGWNWDLGTSSWTISFWLTMPSSTSISYIFGDAGSNSFRCFSGGVAGADNLLVRFTSSGGSTDEILINGTGPNSTVVTIVHDSAAGQIRAYKNGVFSNSVTRVTNMPLGSGFRVGGYSTSAGLRGTMDEFRLYRRALTPAEITATWNSDLSGCGIVGISHNGNEVPNQFKLSQNYPNPFNPVTNIKFALPNTGLVKISVFDILGREVETLVNEVMVAGNYTVDFDASKLSSGVYFYRLESGNFTDTKKMLLVK